ATGGCCGCGCACGGCGTGACCCCGAGCACGCTGGTGGTGGCGTACGACGCCAGCGGCGGCATGTACGCGGCGCATCTGTGGTGGATGCTTCGGTGGCTGGGGCATGACCAGGTTGCCGTGCTGGACGGCGGATGGCAGGCCTGGACAGCCGCCGGCCTGCCCGTCAGCCATGACGCGGCGCCCGCCGTGCAGCCGGGCGAGCCGGTCGAGCCGGGCGCGCCGCTGGCCGGCACGGTGGACGCCCAGGCGGTGCTGTCCAACATCGCCCAGCCATCCTTCACCGTGATCGACGCGCGCGCCGCGAACCGCTATCGCGGCGAGGTCGAACCCATGGACCCGGTGGCCGGCCATATCCCGGGCGCGCTGAACCGCCCGAACGGCGAAAACCTCCAGCCGGACGGCCGTTTCAAGTCAGCCGACGCGCTGCGCGCGGAGTTCGGCGCACTCCTGGCGGGGCGCGATCCGGCGTCCATCGTCCACCAGTGCGGATCGGGCATCACCGCCTGCCACAACCTGCTGTCGATGGAAATCGCCGGCCTGTCCGGTTCGCGGTTGTACCCGGGATCCTGGAGCGAATGGTGCAGCGACCCCGCCCGGCCGGTGGCCAAGGGCGAATGAACGACAAAAGCCAGGGCATTCACCCTGGCTTTTTTCATGGATGCGGGCCGGCAGTTACCAGACCGTGGCCAGCTTGACGCGTCCGGACACGGTTTCGGCGATTTCCAGGAAGTGATCGAGCGGCGGCGTCGCCAGGCCCGGCACCTTGGCCATGTCGTCCCAGCGCCGCAGGCGTATCGCGTCAGGCGCGCCGGGCATGCTGGCGAAGTCCACCGCCTGGCCGGCGTCAAAACTGCCTCCCTGCAATGCCAGGCTGCGGCGGGAATCCTCGGACAACCTCGCTTCGTACTGCGGCTCGACATAGCAGAGGTAGCGTTTGGCCTCGACGTGCAGGCGGATGGGATCCAGCACGGCGGCGCTGAACAGCCCGCGCAGGAAGGGCAGCACGAAATACTGGTGCTTGTCGTCGATGCCGCGCAGCGTCGGCGTGCCGGGACGGTCGGCAATCAGGTGGCCCAGATCATGCAGCAGGCACGCCGTAATGAGATGCGCGTTGGCGCCGTTCTGCTCGGCCAGCGTCGCCGTCTGCAGCGCATGCCGCAGATGACTGACGGATTCGCCATGATAGGAACGGTGCCCGCGTTCCAGGAAGAGTTGTTCGATTTCCTGCAGGGTCAAGGCCATGGTTGTCTCCTGAGTGGCCGCAAGGGGAAGAGGCGGGCAGTGACCGCAACGGTCAGCCGGCTGCCGGCGCCATCTCCAGAAAGCGCGCGATAAGCTGCACCGGTTGGCGCTCGCGCAGGCAGTACAGGTACTCATTCATCACGATGCCGGCGTCTTCGATGTCCAGAGCAGCCAGATCGGGGTGGGACGGAATTTCGCGTGACGGGATCAGGCTGATGCCCAGCTCGCACAGGATGGCTTGGCGGATCGATTCGCGGCTGCCGATTTCCAGCGTGCGGCGCATGGTGACGCCAGCCGCCTGCAGCGCTTCTTCGGTCAGCTGGCGCGTCATCGAGCCGGGCTCGCGCAAGAGCAGCGCGTGCTCGGCCAGATCCGCCAGGTGCACCTGGGCGCGCCGCGCCAGCGGATGGGCCCGGTGCGTGACGACGCGGATCGGGTCTGCGGCGATCTTGCGCCGGTACAGATGCTTGTCATCCGTCAGAAAGGAAGACGTGGCAATCTCGATGCGGTAATCCTGCAGCGCCCGCAGCATCGACTGCGAATTGCCGATCGTGACGGTCAGGTCGATGCCGGGATAGCGCTGGTTGTAGCGCCGCACGGTATCCATGATGTAGTAGGGCCCGGTCGCGCCGATGCGCAGATTGCCTTCGCGCAGGTCGCTCGCGTCGCGCAGCCGGAAGTCGATCTCGGTCTCCTGCTGCACCAGTTTCTCGACCATTGGCATCAGGTTTTGCCCGGCGTCCGACAGCCGCATGCCGCGGCCCTGCCGGTGAAACAGTTCGATGCCGTAGCGCGATTCGAGTTGGCGCAGTTGCCCCGTCACCGTGGGCTGGCTCACGCCCAGTTGGGCAGCGGCCTTGGTGACGGTTCCGCAGCGGGCCACGGCATAGAAGGATTTGAGTTCGGCGACGAGCACGGTCGGGGGGCGAAGGTTGGACGCAATGCGCAAGACCGCCAGTACACCAAAATAATTTGATGTTTTTATTACTGCATTTGCGCGAAGTGTCATAAACGCTCAATACGCCGCTTCCATACTGCCTTCGTTCCCAGACCGGAGGCCCCATGCCCCAACGCGATACCGCCTTTCTCTCCGTGCAGAATCTCGTCAAGCGATTCGGCACCCACACGGCGCTGGCCGATGTGTCGCTGGATATCCGCGCCGGAGAATTGGTGTGTCTGCTGGGGCCGTCGGGTTGCGGCAAGACGACGCTGCTGCGCGCGATCGCCGGGCTGGAGCGCCAGGACAGCGGCACCATCGTGCTGTCCGGCCGCGACATCTCCCACGCTGAGCCGCAGGCGCGCGACTACGGGATTCTGTTCCAGTCCTATGCGCTGTTTCCGAACCTGACCGTGGCCCAGAACGTGGCCTACGGCCTGAGCGGCAAGCGTGCCCACCGCACCCACGTCGCCAACCGCGTCGAGGAAATGCTGACGCTGGTCGGCCTGGCCGGCGCGTCGGACAAATACCCCGGCCAGATCTCTGGCGGCCAGCAGCAGCGCGTGGCGCTGGCGCGCGCGTTGGCGCCGTCGCCGTCCCTGCTGTTGCTGGACGAACCCATGTCGGCGCTGGATGCGCGGGTGCGCGAACACCTGCGCATCGAATTGCGCGCGCTGCAAAAACGCCTGTCCATCACCACGCTCATGGTGACGCATGACCAGGAAGAGGCCATGGTGATGGCCGACCGCATCGCCGTGATGAACGGCGGCATCATCGAACAGTACGGCACGCCGCGCGAGCTGTATCGCCAGCCGGGGTCGGCGTTCATCGCCGATTTCGTGGGCGAG
The DNA window shown above is from Achromobacter spanius and carries:
- a CDS encoding sulfurtransferase, which translates into the protein MTTTLISAADLAARLDNPDVRVFDVRHDLTNHAAGRQAYDAGHIPGARHLDHETELAAAKTGKNGRHPLPDRAQFGALMAAHGVTPSTLVVAYDASGGMYAAHLWWMLRWLGHDQVAVLDGGWQAWTAAGLPVSHDAAPAVQPGEPVEPGAPLAGTVDAQAVLSNIAQPSFTVIDARAANRYRGEVEPMDPVAGHIPGALNRPNGENLQPDGRFKSADALRAEFGALLAGRDPASIVHQCGSGITACHNLLSMEIAGLSGSRLYPGSWSEWCSDPARPVAKGE
- a CDS encoding phosphonate degradation HD-domain oxygenase, which produces MALTLQEIEQLFLERGHRSYHGESVSHLRHALQTATLAEQNGANAHLITACLLHDLGHLIADRPGTPTLRGIDDKHQYFVLPFLRGLFSAAVLDPIRLHVEAKRYLCYVEPQYEARLSEDSRRSLALQGGSFDAGQAVDFASMPGAPDAIRLRRWDDMAKVPGLATPPLDHFLEIAETVSGRVKLATVW
- a CDS encoding LysR family transcriptional regulator produces the protein MLVAELKSFYAVARCGTVTKAAAQLGVSQPTVTGQLRQLESRYGIELFHRQGRGMRLSDAGQNLMPMVEKLVQQETEIDFRLRDASDLREGNLRIGATGPYYIMDTVRRYNQRYPGIDLTVTIGNSQSMLRALQDYRIEIATSSFLTDDKHLYRRKIAADPIRVVTHRAHPLARRAQVHLADLAEHALLLREPGSMTRQLTEEALQAAGVTMRRTLEIGSRESIRQAILCELGISLIPSREIPSHPDLAALDIEDAGIVMNEYLYCLRERQPVQLIARFLEMAPAAG
- a CDS encoding putative 2-aminoethylphosphonate ABC transporter ATP-binding protein encodes the protein MPQRDTAFLSVQNLVKRFGTHTALADVSLDIRAGELVCLLGPSGCGKTTLLRAIAGLERQDSGTIVLSGRDISHAEPQARDYGILFQSYALFPNLTVAQNVAYGLSGKRAHRTHVANRVEEMLTLVGLAGASDKYPGQISGGQQQRVALARALAPSPSLLLLDEPMSALDARVREHLRIELRALQKRLSITTLMVTHDQEEAMVMADRIAVMNGGIIEQYGTPRELYRQPGSAFIADFVGEANWLPFERIDDHRARVGRQELAVDAALDAGSGKLFVRPEAVRVSMTKPEEPNSMLADVLDGVFLGRSYRLALRLEGVPGATVHSIVSPETGDALLGAHAAGRCWVELPRHAIRAYA